In one Paramormyrops kingsleyae isolate MSU_618 chromosome 18, PKINGS_0.4, whole genome shotgun sequence genomic region, the following are encoded:
- the mtcl2 gene encoding microtubule cross-linking factor 2 isoform X4, producing MTKTKVDATSPTHLASTKERRLRLKMDSENGSGDGGEAQPRQEQATVHTHQVGEKKKITRAPSPARPKDVPGWSLSKIRGGIGAPTLSIKPGGMHLGSRLTRRSPGKDIKLEKGKLSGKSLLSAAGSQKSGGKLSKSARRKTSDASNASDDSSKDSGCAAGKLSPTDSSSELSDCPSEENKLSTDALSSDTETSSRGGGTEGDSKSRDLELEKGDRGNHHAKSQAEKDRILLGLETGEGSVSPGDERSLASFDSRMPVSTSLAFSDLTEEFMDGMHDEFVREIEELRSENDYLKDEIDELRSEMLEMRDMYMEDDVYQLQDLRQQLDQANKTCRILQYRLRKAERRSLRVAQTGQADGELIRTLEQDVKVAKDVSIRLHNELEAVEKKRSQLEQENEDLRQRLQDLEVSKQVLQTEMEKTRENSLKKRSSRQPNKAEKKPSPQEDSSDLKCQLHFAKEESALMCKKLTKMAKESEGMREELAKYRSLYGDLDASLSVEEVADSPHSREAEVKVHLKLVEEEANLLSRRIVELEVENRGLRAEMDDMKCQDLPGGAGPLALGGGVATGDSTVELQRHLQFVEEEAELLRRSLLEMEEQNKLLMNELNRYKSEQEPEGDLAVGTVGDEDAGDGYTVGEPPQEELRNARLQIGELSGKVKKLQYENRVLLSNLQRCDLASYSRLAMETDAEAGDSAECVPCQQRREGPVGGESGAPAEPEKTPAEGGRDGHVEATLQGLKPKDYEALLAVRDQAHLVTTAIQLLTASGSGWLFPYRKTASCPNEPAEPEKNQDLPLMEALNGRLGVLQTQLLSFIDRVEDLRARESVEGPLLESSNTEDQGKSREATVERKQPDFRDQSAHRVKGQNVHLSKTEEADNKEKDQDTQQPEGKETDTTELDQIRELQVLLSEARDGVRSVQEQLSQERQARREDSQKLVQLQEEHQKALVRRDFQLQSLSLQTRLQQKFWSQERNLMVQESQQLKQNLLLLSLKLRWLLKQWRLGKKLEGEGKDILEVNNVKDLYLLLEEEGLASHQGDNKASLTEEESSPVAKDVCQLERTIKQFSQTSGLSSTLADLKGALHDLTTELREERQGSQELTQQFARAKASWEAERTELKSHIAQLESKAGKAGMAAEKEAPELKAALRREREEHQHLLADSYAAVMDLTKQLQINERNWSREKLELLERFNQERGQWEQRLRDTQAKTGQPEKISEKGGSSEADAKRTKSISSVPEFENLLETCPFAPMREIDGINIKGRNRQPGVLPNLLTHTDLNDLNKKNWKYLTSEVALLEKGDPFKTWDCPTTTSSFPGLDQSLKHIQRSYTAPDKTGIRIYYSPPVVRRMERCLAKETPQDEPGSSHIGEGSRGPGDKEDPAPSTYDRWLCKFSKQHRELLENGPTSVASAGLPSPFHDLEISGNLSDDMKEMTNCVRQAIRSSSLERKCKDTACQTVGVVSTGTQTAQFVSVGLQTEGPRSSSLHAKGLPPRVSSLASTRSRQISSSLEKVHSRIERPCCSPKYGSPKLQRRVSASSSKLDGSKDRSLWNLHHRGQNGSAWARSTTTRDSPVLSGLNDGLSSLFNVVEHSGSVESLWKMEVPSTGPKAAGKPSAEPGVHRYGIVHEFFRNVCGRVQTPMPAAGERPLREGMPADEVKPEWPPSTTLAGNDNVTKIVNKRFMKQSQRDEQAQAASEQESACECTSPSLTSCFSRPSRLATRHGPGHCKLRSPDSLEEKGDVAPWSEGTGGGSA from the exons ATGACAAAGACAAAGGTTGACGCGACTTCGCCCACTCACTTAGCCTCCACGAAAGAAAGGAGACTCCGGCTTAAGATGGACAGCGAGAACGGGAGCGGCGACGGCGGAGAGGCGCAGCCCCGGCAGGAGCAGGCGACGGTGCACACGCATCAAGTCGGCGAGAAGAAGAAGATCACTCGAGCCCCATCGCCCGCAAGACCCAAAGATGTTCCTGGATGGTCCCTGTCGAAGATCAGAGGGGGTATCGGGGCTCCGACGCTGAGCATTAAACCTGGAGGTATGCATTTAGGGAGCCGCTTAACAAGGCGCAGCCCCGGCAAAGACATTAAACTGGAAAAAGGGAAACTGTCGGGGAAATCACTGCTCTCTGCAGCAGGTTCCCAAAAGAGCGGCGGCAAGTTGAGTAAATCTGCACGAAGGAAGACATCGGACGCCAGTAACGCCTCCGACGACTCGAGCAAGGACTCCGGCTGCGCCGCCGGTAAGCTATCGCCCACGGACAGCAGCTCGGAGCTGTCGGACTGCCCGTCTGAGGAGAACAAGCTTTCCACGGACGCGCTGAGCAGCGACACAGAGACCAGCAGCCGCGGAGGAGGGACGGAAGGGGACAGCAAAAGCAGGGACCTCGAATTGGAGAAGGGCGATCGGGGTAACCACCATGCCAAGAGCCAAGCAGAAAAGGACAGGATCTTGCTGGGACTGGAGACCGGGGAGGGGAGCGTCTCTCCCGGCGACGAGAGGTCTCTCGCCTCCTTTGACAGCCGCATGCCGGTTAGCACATCGCTGGCTTTTTCCGACCTGACCGAAGAGTTCATGGACGGCATGCACGACGAGTTTGTCAGGGAGATCGAAGAGCTGAGATCGGAAAACGACTACTTAAAA GACGAGATCGACGAGCTGCGCTCAGAGATGCTGGAGATGCGCGACATGTACATGGAGGACGACGTGTACCAGCTGCAGGACCTGCGgcagcagctggaccaggctAACAAGACCTGCCGCATCCTGCAGTACCGCCTGCGCAAGGCCGAGCGCCGCAGCCTGCGCGTGGCCCAGACCGGCCAGGCGGACGGCGAGCTCATCCGGACATTGGAGCAGGATGTGAAG GTGGCGAAGGACGTATCCATCCGGCTGCACAATGAGCTGGAGGCAGTGGAGAAGAAGAGGtcccagctggagcaggagaacGAGGACCTGCGGCAGCGGCTGCAGGATCTGGAGGTCTCCAAGCAGGTCCTGCAGACCGAGATGGAAAAGACCAGAGAG AATTCACTGAAAAAGAGAAGCTCCCGGCAGCCGAACAAAGCGGAGAAGAAGCCCTCTCCCCAG GAGGATAGCTCCGATCTCAAGTGCCAGCTCCACTTCGCCAAGGAGGAATCAGCGCTCATGTGCAAGAAGCTGACCAAAATGGCCAAGGAGAGCGAGGGCATGCGGGAGGAGCTGGCCAAGTACCGCTCGCTCTACGGAgacctggacgcctccctgtcCGTGGAGGAGGTGGCCGACTCGCCTCACAGCCGTGAGGCCGAGGTCAAGGTTCACCTCAAGCTGGTGGAGGAGGAAGCCAACCTGCTGAGTCGCCGCATCGTGGAGCTAGAGGTGGAGAACCGGGGCCTGCGAGCCGAGATGGACGACATGAAGTGCCAGGAcctgcctgggggggcggggcctctgGCACTGGGAGGGGGTGTGGCCACGGGAGACAGCACCGTGGAGCTGCAGAGGCACCTGCAGTTtgtggaggaggaggcagagCTGCTGCGGCGCTCCCTGCTGGAGATGGAGGAGCAGAACAAGCTGCTGATGAACGAGCTTAACCGCTACAAATCGGAGCAGGAGCCCGAGGGGGACCTGGCGGTGGGGACGGTAGGGGATGAGGACGCCGGCGATGGCTACACGGTGGGCGAGCCGCCGCAGGAGGAGCTGCGCAACGCGCGGCTGCAGATCGGCGAGCTCAGCGGCAAGGTGAAGAAGCTGCAGTACGAGAACCGCGTGCTGCTGTCCAACCTGCAGCGCTGCGACCTCGCGTCCTACTCGCGGCTCGCCATGGAGACGGACGCCGAGGCTGGTGACTCTGCCGAGTGTGTGCCGTGCCAGCAGCGGCGCGAGGGGCCTGTGGGCGGTGAGAGCGGCGCGCCAGCAGAGCCGGAAAAGACGCCGGCGGAGGGCGGCCGGGACGGGCACGTCGAGGCCACCCTGCAGGGCCTTAAACCGAAGGACTATGAGGCCCTCCTGGCAGTGAGGGACCAAGCACACCTGGTCACCACTGCCATCCAGCTGCTCACTGCGTCCGGCTCAGGCTGGCTGTTCCCCTACCGCAAGACAGCATCCTGCCCTAACGAACCGGCAGAGCCAGAGAAGAACCAGGATCTGCCCCTGATGGAGGCGCTGAATGGCCGGCTGGGCGTCCTGCAGACGCAGCTGCTGTCCTTCATAGACCGGGTGGAGGACCTGAGGGCCAGGGAGTCAGTGGAGGGGCCCTTGCTGGAGAGCAGCAACACCGAGGACCAGGGCAAGAGCAGGGAGGCCACGGTCGAGCGGAAG CAGCCTGACTTTAGGGACCAATCAGCGCAtcgggtcaaaggtcagaaCGTGCACCTGAgcaaaacagaggaggcggacAACAAGGAAAAGGACCAGGACACCCAGCAACCAGAGGGAAAGGAGACCGACACCACAGAG CTAGACCAGATCCGAGAGCTGCAGGTACTGCTGTCGGAGGCCAGGGACGGTGTGCGGAGTGTCCAGGAGCAGCTGTCCCAGGAGAGGCAGGCGCGCAGGGAGGACTCCCAGAAACTGGTGCAG CTGCAAGAGGAGCACCAGAAGGCCCTGGTGCGGAGGGACTTCCAGCTGCAGAGTCTGAGCCTACAGACCCGCCTCCAGCAGAAGTTCTGGAGCCAGGAGAGGAACCTAATGGTGCAGGAGTCCCAGCAGCTGAAGCAGAATCTGCTGCTGCTCAGCCTGAAATTGCGGTGGCTCCTCAAACAGTGGAGGCTGGGCAAGAAGCTGGAGGGAGAAGGGAAGGACATCCTTGAG GTGAATAACGTGAAGGACCTCTACCTGCTGCTGGAGGAGGAGGGCCTGGCCTCCCATCAGGGGGACAACAAGGCCTCCTTGACAGAGGAGGAGTCCAGCCCTGTGGCCAAGGATGTGTGTCAGCTGGAACGGACCATCAAACAG TTTTCACAGACCAGTGGGCTGAGCAGCACCTTGGCagacctgaagggggcgctacATGACCTGACCacagagctgcgagaagaacgGCAGGGATCTCAGGAGCTCACCCAGCAGTTTGCCCGAGCAAAGGCTTCATGGGAGGCGGAGCGCACTGAGCTTAAGAGTCACATTGCGCAG CTGGAGTCCAAGGCAGGGAAAGCTGGAATGGCAGCTGAGAAGGAGGCCCCAGAGCTGAAGGCAGCGTTAAGGAGGGAACGCGAGGAGCACCAGCACCTTCTGGCCGACTCCTACGCCGCCGTCATGGACCTGACCAAGCAGCTGCAGATCAACGAGCGTAACTGGAGCCGCGAGAAGCTGGAACTGCTGGAGCGCTTCAATCAGGAGCGTGGCCAGTGGGAGCAGCGGCTGCGAGACACGCAGGCCAAGACCGGCCAG CCAGAGAAGATTTCAGAAAAGGGGGGATCATCAGAAGCAGACGCGAAGAG GACCAAATCCATCTCTTCGGTGCCAGAATTTGAGAATCTTCTAGAAACCTGTCCTTTTGCCCCTATGCGTGAAATTGATGGGATTAATATTAAGGGAAGGAACAGACAGCCTGGTGTCCTGCCCAACCTCCTAACCCACACTGACTTGAATGACCTGAACAAGAAGAATTGGAAGTACCTCACCAGCGAGGTAGCTCTCTTAGAGAAGGGAGATCCTTTCAAAACCTGGGATTGTCCTACCACTACCAGCAGCTTCCCAGGCCTGGACCAGAGCCTCAAGCACATCCAGAGGAGCTACACGGCCCCCGACAAGACTGGGATCCGCATCTACTACAGCCCACCCGTGGTTCGACGTATGGAGAGGTGCTTGGCTAAGGAAACACCACAGGATGAGCCAGGAAGCTCGCACATTGGTGAAGGATCTCGAGGACCTGGGGACAAGGAGGACCCTGCTCCCAGCACCTATGACAGATGGCTCTGCAAGTTCTCTAAGCAGCATAGGGAACTGCTGGAAAACGGGCCTACCTCCGTGGCCTCAGCTGGCCTTCCCTCACCGTTCCACGACCTGGAGATCTCAGGCAACCTGAGCGATGACATGAAGGAGATGACCAACTGTGTCCGGCAAGCCATCCGCTCCAGCTCCCTGGAGAGGAAATGCAAGGATACCGCGTGCCAGACAGTGGGCGTGGTCAGCACCGGAACCCAGACAGCCCAGTTTGTCAGTGTGGGCCTCCAGACTGAGGGGCCCAGGAGCAGCAGTCTCCATGCCAAGGGCCTACCACCACGGGTGTCCTCACTGGCATCAACACGTTCACGCCAGATTTCGAGCTCCCTCGAGAAGGTCCACAGTCGCATCGAGAGGCCGTGCTGCTCACCCAAGTACGGCTCACCCAAGCTCCAGCGTAGAGTGTCTGCCTCGTCCTCCAAGCTGGATGGATCCAAGGACCGGAGCCTGTGGAACCTGCACCACCGTGGGCAGAACGGTTCTGCCTGGGCCCGCTCCACCACAACCCGTGACAGTCCTGTGCTCAGCGGCCTCAACGACGGCCTGTCCAGCCTCTTCAACGTGGTAGAGCACTCAGGCAGTGTGGAGTCCTTGTGGAAGATGGAGGTCCCCAGCACTGGTCCCAAGGCAGCTGGCAAACCCAGCGCCGAGCCCGGTGTCCACAGATATGGCATCGTCCATGAGTTCTTCCGCAACGTATGTGGCAGGGTGCAGACGCCCATGCCAGCCGCAGGGGAGAGGCCACTCAGGGAGGGGATGCCGGCCGATGAGGTGAAGCCAGAGTGGCCCCCCAGCACCACGTTGGCTGGGAATGACAATGTCACCAAGATTGTTAACAAGAGGTTCATGAAGCAGAGTCAGCGGGATGAGCAGGCCCAGGCTGCGTCCGAG CAGGAGTCGGCCTGCGAATGCACCTCCCCATCTCTGACCTCCTGTTTCTCCCGGCCATCCCGCCTGGCCACCCGTCATGGCCCAGGCCACTGCAAGCTGCGCTCGCCGGATTCCCTGGAAGAGAAAGGGGATGTGGCCCCGTGGAGTGAGGGGACAGGAGGTGGCTCTGCCTAA
- the mtcl2 gene encoding microtubule cross-linking factor 2 isoform X3, with protein MTKTKVDATSPTHLASTKERRLRLKMDSENGSGDGGEAQPRQEQATVHTHQVGEKKKITRAPSPARPKDVPGWSLSKIRGGIGAPTLSIKPGGMHLGSRLTRRSPGKDIKLEKGKLSGKSLLSAAGSQKSGGKLSKSARRKTSDASNASDDSSKDSGCAAGKLSPTDSSSELSDCPSEENKLSTDALSSDTETSSRGGGTEGDSKSRDLELEKGDRGNHHAKSQAEKDRILLGLETGEGSVSPGDERSLASFDSRMPVSTSLAFSDLTEEFMDGMHDEFVREIEELRSENDYLKDEIDELRSEMLEMRDMYMEDDVYQLQDLRQQLDQANKTCRILQYRLRKAERRSLRVAQTGQADGELIRTLEQDVKVAKDVSIRLHNELEAVEKKRSQLEQENEDLRQRLQDLEVSKQVLQTEMEKTRENSLKKRSSRQPNKAEKKPSPQEDSSDLKCQLHFAKEESALMCKKLTKMAKESEGMREELAKYRSLYGDLDASLSVEEVADSPHSREAEVKVHLKLVEEEANLLSRRIVELEVENRGLRAEMDDMKCQDLPGGAGPLALGGGVATGDSTVELQRHLQFVEEEAELLRRSLLEMEEQNKLLMNELNRYKSEQEPEGDLAVGTVGDEDAGDGYTVGEPPQEELRNARLQIGELSGKVKKLQYENRVLLSNLQRCDLASYSRLAMETDAEAGDSAECVPCQQRREGPVGGESGAPAEPEKTPAEGGRDGHVEATLQGLKPKDYEALLAVRDQAHLVTTAIQLLTASGSGWLFPYRKTASCPNEPAEPEKNQDLPLMEALNGRLGVLQTQLLSFIDRVEDLRARESVEGPLLESSNTEDQGKSREATVERKPDFRDQSAHRVKGQNVHLSKTEEADNKEKDQDTQQPEGKETDTTEQLDQIRELQVLLSEARDGVRSVQEQLSQERQARREDSQKLVQLQEEHQKALVRRDFQLQSLSLQTRLQQKFWSQERNLMVQESQQLKQNLLLLSLKLRWLLKQWRLGKKLEGEGKDILEVNNVKDLYLLLEEEGLASHQGDNKASLTEEESSPVAKDVCQLERTIKQFSQTSGLSSTLADLKGALHDLTTELREERQGSQELTQQFARAKASWEAERTELKSHIAQLESKAGKAGMAAEKEAPELKAALRREREEHQHLLADSYAAVMDLTKQLQINERNWSREKLELLERFNQERGQWEQRLRDTQAKTGQPEKISEKGGSSEADAKRTKSISSVPEFENLLETCPFAPMREIDGINIKGRNRQPGVLPNLLTHTDLNDLNKKNWKYLTSEVALLEKGDPFKTWDCPTTTSSFPGLDQSLKHIQRSYTAPDKTGIRIYYSPPVVRRMERCLAKETPQDEPGSSHIGEGSRGPGDKEDPAPSTYDRWLCKFSKQHRELLENGPTSVASAGLPSPFHDLEISGNLSDDMKEMTNCVRQAIRSSSLERKCKDTACQTVGVVSTGTQTAQFVSVGLQTEGPRSSSLHAKGLPPRVSSLASTRSRQISSSLEKVHSRIERPCCSPKYGSPKLQRRVSASSSKLDGSKDRSLWNLHHRGQNGSAWARSTTTRDSPVLSGLNDGLSSLFNVVEHSGSVESLWKMEVPSTGPKAAGKPSAEPGVHRYGIVHEFFRNVCGRVQTPMPAAGERPLREGMPADEVKPEWPPSTTLAGNDNVTKIVNKRFMKQSQRDEQAQAASEQESACECTSPSLTSCFSRPSRLATRHGPGHCKLRSPDSLEEKGDVAPWSEGTGGGSA; from the exons ATGACAAAGACAAAGGTTGACGCGACTTCGCCCACTCACTTAGCCTCCACGAAAGAAAGGAGACTCCGGCTTAAGATGGACAGCGAGAACGGGAGCGGCGACGGCGGAGAGGCGCAGCCCCGGCAGGAGCAGGCGACGGTGCACACGCATCAAGTCGGCGAGAAGAAGAAGATCACTCGAGCCCCATCGCCCGCAAGACCCAAAGATGTTCCTGGATGGTCCCTGTCGAAGATCAGAGGGGGTATCGGGGCTCCGACGCTGAGCATTAAACCTGGAGGTATGCATTTAGGGAGCCGCTTAACAAGGCGCAGCCCCGGCAAAGACATTAAACTGGAAAAAGGGAAACTGTCGGGGAAATCACTGCTCTCTGCAGCAGGTTCCCAAAAGAGCGGCGGCAAGTTGAGTAAATCTGCACGAAGGAAGACATCGGACGCCAGTAACGCCTCCGACGACTCGAGCAAGGACTCCGGCTGCGCCGCCGGTAAGCTATCGCCCACGGACAGCAGCTCGGAGCTGTCGGACTGCCCGTCTGAGGAGAACAAGCTTTCCACGGACGCGCTGAGCAGCGACACAGAGACCAGCAGCCGCGGAGGAGGGACGGAAGGGGACAGCAAAAGCAGGGACCTCGAATTGGAGAAGGGCGATCGGGGTAACCACCATGCCAAGAGCCAAGCAGAAAAGGACAGGATCTTGCTGGGACTGGAGACCGGGGAGGGGAGCGTCTCTCCCGGCGACGAGAGGTCTCTCGCCTCCTTTGACAGCCGCATGCCGGTTAGCACATCGCTGGCTTTTTCCGACCTGACCGAAGAGTTCATGGACGGCATGCACGACGAGTTTGTCAGGGAGATCGAAGAGCTGAGATCGGAAAACGACTACTTAAAA GACGAGATCGACGAGCTGCGCTCAGAGATGCTGGAGATGCGCGACATGTACATGGAGGACGACGTGTACCAGCTGCAGGACCTGCGgcagcagctggaccaggctAACAAGACCTGCCGCATCCTGCAGTACCGCCTGCGCAAGGCCGAGCGCCGCAGCCTGCGCGTGGCCCAGACCGGCCAGGCGGACGGCGAGCTCATCCGGACATTGGAGCAGGATGTGAAG GTGGCGAAGGACGTATCCATCCGGCTGCACAATGAGCTGGAGGCAGTGGAGAAGAAGAGGtcccagctggagcaggagaacGAGGACCTGCGGCAGCGGCTGCAGGATCTGGAGGTCTCCAAGCAGGTCCTGCAGACCGAGATGGAAAAGACCAGAGAG AATTCACTGAAAAAGAGAAGCTCCCGGCAGCCGAACAAAGCGGAGAAGAAGCCCTCTCCCCAG GAGGATAGCTCCGATCTCAAGTGCCAGCTCCACTTCGCCAAGGAGGAATCAGCGCTCATGTGCAAGAAGCTGACCAAAATGGCCAAGGAGAGCGAGGGCATGCGGGAGGAGCTGGCCAAGTACCGCTCGCTCTACGGAgacctggacgcctccctgtcCGTGGAGGAGGTGGCCGACTCGCCTCACAGCCGTGAGGCCGAGGTCAAGGTTCACCTCAAGCTGGTGGAGGAGGAAGCCAACCTGCTGAGTCGCCGCATCGTGGAGCTAGAGGTGGAGAACCGGGGCCTGCGAGCCGAGATGGACGACATGAAGTGCCAGGAcctgcctgggggggcggggcctctgGCACTGGGAGGGGGTGTGGCCACGGGAGACAGCACCGTGGAGCTGCAGAGGCACCTGCAGTTtgtggaggaggaggcagagCTGCTGCGGCGCTCCCTGCTGGAGATGGAGGAGCAGAACAAGCTGCTGATGAACGAGCTTAACCGCTACAAATCGGAGCAGGAGCCCGAGGGGGACCTGGCGGTGGGGACGGTAGGGGATGAGGACGCCGGCGATGGCTACACGGTGGGCGAGCCGCCGCAGGAGGAGCTGCGCAACGCGCGGCTGCAGATCGGCGAGCTCAGCGGCAAGGTGAAGAAGCTGCAGTACGAGAACCGCGTGCTGCTGTCCAACCTGCAGCGCTGCGACCTCGCGTCCTACTCGCGGCTCGCCATGGAGACGGACGCCGAGGCTGGTGACTCTGCCGAGTGTGTGCCGTGCCAGCAGCGGCGCGAGGGGCCTGTGGGCGGTGAGAGCGGCGCGCCAGCAGAGCCGGAAAAGACGCCGGCGGAGGGCGGCCGGGACGGGCACGTCGAGGCCACCCTGCAGGGCCTTAAACCGAAGGACTATGAGGCCCTCCTGGCAGTGAGGGACCAAGCACACCTGGTCACCACTGCCATCCAGCTGCTCACTGCGTCCGGCTCAGGCTGGCTGTTCCCCTACCGCAAGACAGCATCCTGCCCTAACGAACCGGCAGAGCCAGAGAAGAACCAGGATCTGCCCCTGATGGAGGCGCTGAATGGCCGGCTGGGCGTCCTGCAGACGCAGCTGCTGTCCTTCATAGACCGGGTGGAGGACCTGAGGGCCAGGGAGTCAGTGGAGGGGCCCTTGCTGGAGAGCAGCAACACCGAGGACCAGGGCAAGAGCAGGGAGGCCACGGTCGAGCGGAAG CCTGACTTTAGGGACCAATCAGCGCAtcgggtcaaaggtcagaaCGTGCACCTGAgcaaaacagaggaggcggacAACAAGGAAAAGGACCAGGACACCCAGCAACCAGAGGGAAAGGAGACCGACACCACAGAG CAGCTAGACCAGATCCGAGAGCTGCAGGTACTGCTGTCGGAGGCCAGGGACGGTGTGCGGAGTGTCCAGGAGCAGCTGTCCCAGGAGAGGCAGGCGCGCAGGGAGGACTCCCAGAAACTGGTGCAG CTGCAAGAGGAGCACCAGAAGGCCCTGGTGCGGAGGGACTTCCAGCTGCAGAGTCTGAGCCTACAGACCCGCCTCCAGCAGAAGTTCTGGAGCCAGGAGAGGAACCTAATGGTGCAGGAGTCCCAGCAGCTGAAGCAGAATCTGCTGCTGCTCAGCCTGAAATTGCGGTGGCTCCTCAAACAGTGGAGGCTGGGCAAGAAGCTGGAGGGAGAAGGGAAGGACATCCTTGAG GTGAATAACGTGAAGGACCTCTACCTGCTGCTGGAGGAGGAGGGCCTGGCCTCCCATCAGGGGGACAACAAGGCCTCCTTGACAGAGGAGGAGTCCAGCCCTGTGGCCAAGGATGTGTGTCAGCTGGAACGGACCATCAAACAG TTTTCACAGACCAGTGGGCTGAGCAGCACCTTGGCagacctgaagggggcgctacATGACCTGACCacagagctgcgagaagaacgGCAGGGATCTCAGGAGCTCACCCAGCAGTTTGCCCGAGCAAAGGCTTCATGGGAGGCGGAGCGCACTGAGCTTAAGAGTCACATTGCGCAG CTGGAGTCCAAGGCAGGGAAAGCTGGAATGGCAGCTGAGAAGGAGGCCCCAGAGCTGAAGGCAGCGTTAAGGAGGGAACGCGAGGAGCACCAGCACCTTCTGGCCGACTCCTACGCCGCCGTCATGGACCTGACCAAGCAGCTGCAGATCAACGAGCGTAACTGGAGCCGCGAGAAGCTGGAACTGCTGGAGCGCTTCAATCAGGAGCGTGGCCAGTGGGAGCAGCGGCTGCGAGACACGCAGGCCAAGACCGGCCAG CCAGAGAAGATTTCAGAAAAGGGGGGATCATCAGAAGCAGACGCGAAGAG GACCAAATCCATCTCTTCGGTGCCAGAATTTGAGAATCTTCTAGAAACCTGTCCTTTTGCCCCTATGCGTGAAATTGATGGGATTAATATTAAGGGAAGGAACAGACAGCCTGGTGTCCTGCCCAACCTCCTAACCCACACTGACTTGAATGACCTGAACAAGAAGAATTGGAAGTACCTCACCAGCGAGGTAGCTCTCTTAGAGAAGGGAGATCCTTTCAAAACCTGGGATTGTCCTACCACTACCAGCAGCTTCCCAGGCCTGGACCAGAGCCTCAAGCACATCCAGAGGAGCTACACGGCCCCCGACAAGACTGGGATCCGCATCTACTACAGCCCACCCGTGGTTCGACGTATGGAGAGGTGCTTGGCTAAGGAAACACCACAGGATGAGCCAGGAAGCTCGCACATTGGTGAAGGATCTCGAGGACCTGGGGACAAGGAGGACCCTGCTCCCAGCACCTATGACAGATGGCTCTGCAAGTTCTCTAAGCAGCATAGGGAACTGCTGGAAAACGGGCCTACCTCCGTGGCCTCAGCTGGCCTTCCCTCACCGTTCCACGACCTGGAGATCTCAGGCAACCTGAGCGATGACATGAAGGAGATGACCAACTGTGTCCGGCAAGCCATCCGCTCCAGCTCCCTGGAGAGGAAATGCAAGGATACCGCGTGCCAGACAGTGGGCGTGGTCAGCACCGGAACCCAGACAGCCCAGTTTGTCAGTGTGGGCCTCCAGACTGAGGGGCCCAGGAGCAGCAGTCTCCATGCCAAGGGCCTACCACCACGGGTGTCCTCACTGGCATCAACACGTTCACGCCAGATTTCGAGCTCCCTCGAGAAGGTCCACAGTCGCATCGAGAGGCCGTGCTGCTCACCCAAGTACGGCTCACCCAAGCTCCAGCGTAGAGTGTCTGCCTCGTCCTCCAAGCTGGATGGATCCAAGGACCGGAGCCTGTGGAACCTGCACCACCGTGGGCAGAACGGTTCTGCCTGGGCCCGCTCCACCACAACCCGTGACAGTCCTGTGCTCAGCGGCCTCAACGACGGCCTGTCCAGCCTCTTCAACGTGGTAGAGCACTCAGGCAGTGTGGAGTCCTTGTGGAAGATGGAGGTCCCCAGCACTGGTCCCAAGGCAGCTGGCAAACCCAGCGCCGAGCCCGGTGTCCACAGATATGGCATCGTCCATGAGTTCTTCCGCAACGTATGTGGCAGGGTGCAGACGCCCATGCCAGCCGCAGGGGAGAGGCCACTCAGGGAGGGGATGCCGGCCGATGAGGTGAAGCCAGAGTGGCCCCCCAGCACCACGTTGGCTGGGAATGACAATGTCACCAAGATTGTTAACAAGAGGTTCATGAAGCAGAGTCAGCGGGATGAGCAGGCCCAGGCTGCGTCCGAG CAGGAGTCGGCCTGCGAATGCACCTCCCCATCTCTGACCTCCTGTTTCTCCCGGCCATCCCGCCTGGCCACCCGTCATGGCCCAGGCCACTGCAAGCTGCGCTCGCCGGATTCCCTGGAAGAGAAAGGGGATGTGGCCCCGTGGAGTGAGGGGACAGGAGGTGGCTCTGCCTAA